Proteins encoded within one genomic window of Acidobacteriota bacterium:
- a CDS encoding DUF4261 domain-containing protein, with the protein MSEQIIIGVPGVWKSQAEVSQALVAQNNNYIFAGFTLMDTASQDVSFVEMQDYDPRLVDVFETLGDASITDQELQKIAQHHSTLWVLSPEVSISQARRMMNVGMTLLKAGGLAIKVETSGVAHSATRWNEFANADALQPMYCAYVNLIEGDDYFYSCGMHNFGLPDVSVTNQIGAVEATNLLNHFNTYQLEDLPQLDDGDYFSLDETARRYRLTFEACEVYEPEHPFYNPFGRWHLLKL; encoded by the coding sequence ATGAGCGAACAGATCATCATTGGCGTGCCGGGTGTTTGGAAAAGCCAAGCCGAAGTCTCGCAGGCGCTGGTGGCCCAAAATAACAATTATATTTTCGCCGGTTTCACGCTGATGGATACGGCCTCTCAGGATGTCTCGTTTGTCGAGATGCAAGATTATGACCCGCGCCTGGTGGATGTCTTTGAAACCCTCGGCGATGCTTCCATCACAGATCAGGAGTTGCAGAAGATTGCCCAGCATCACAGCACGCTCTGGGTGCTGAGCCCTGAAGTCTCCATTTCTCAGGCACGGCGCATGATGAATGTGGGCATGACCTTGCTGAAAGCGGGCGGGCTGGCCATCAAGGTCGAAACCTCTGGCGTCGCGCATAGCGCCACGCGCTGGAATGAATTTGCCAACGCCGATGCCTTACAGCCGATGTATTGCGCCTATGTCAATTTGATCGAAGGCGATGATTACTTTTACTCCTGTGGTATGCATAACTTCGGCTTGCCGGATGTTTCAGTGACCAACCAGATTGGTGCGGTTGAAGCGACCAATTTGCTCAACCACTTCAATACCTACCAACTCGAAGATTTGCCGCAACTCGATGACGGAGATTACTTCAGCCTGGATGAAACCGCGCGCCGCTATAGGCTGACGTTTGAAGCCTGTGAAGTGTATGAGCCGGAGCACCCTTTCTATAACCCGTTCGGTCGCTGGCATCTATTAAAGTTGTAA